In Planctomycetaceae bacterium, the following are encoded in one genomic region:
- a CDS encoding acyl-CoA dehydrogenase family protein yields MTTDTRTPQPEGDAAAAKESFAETALRLGGKSADEAKRTGVIDTADDQVEEMFAEQYRTSASPVHRAVWENRVPTELFYLEAAAVPDDSRKVMNDCLHVVREHRASGTLYNDAGKLTDAVLQDLADAGYWGTLVEKRHGGCGFDFQHFASFLTRMATLEPTIAGLASVHGCIGAVDPVRTFGTTEQKERYLPLLASGRRLSAFALTEPGAGSDLTALKTTAVRDGDDFVVNGEKLFITNAVPGRTIGLVCRIDDKPAVLIVDLPDQETDSFFMKTYGLYALRRAHNNGLVFRDFRVPAKNLLVPQQGDGLTIAYHGLNLGRVALCANAAGTMRTMLAGILPWAKFRRTYGQPIGNRELVQRRVGHLAGLIVGADALVQWCAGLIDKGYRGEMECIVAKIFGSEAQKEAAIELFMKTHGGRSFIHGHLFGDNVHEFLAPCIYEGEGEMLGMAFFKSLVKQHGKEFFEPIGKALNRAGIRQPNMMNPAHLWTLKGPMLNYGKWFVKQRLTGTERDSLDSLPANLRRHAEFARQFLSSSGLRISAMMRQYQLKLADRQCSMAQISQTIQDAVVILCTSLYAAKFDDETTRTAADVLCTHLTHRIRGTHPGGKDFRTVTKLGEEIAASGWRALRDIEADPILMTYEQ; encoded by the coding sequence ATGACTACGGACACTCGAACACCGCAACCGGAAGGCGACGCTGCCGCCGCAAAGGAATCGTTCGCCGAAACCGCGCTGCGACTTGGCGGCAAGAGCGCCGACGAAGCCAAGCGAACCGGTGTCATCGATACGGCTGATGACCAGGTGGAGGAAATGTTCGCCGAGCAGTACCGGACGTCCGCCAGTCCGGTGCATCGAGCCGTCTGGGAGAACCGGGTTCCGACGGAATTGTTCTATCTGGAAGCCGCTGCTGTTCCGGATGATTCTCGCAAGGTCATGAACGATTGCCTGCACGTTGTTCGGGAACACCGCGCGTCAGGCACGCTTTACAACGACGCGGGCAAGCTGACCGATGCGGTTCTGCAGGATCTTGCCGACGCCGGATACTGGGGCACGCTGGTGGAAAAACGCCACGGCGGCTGCGGTTTCGACTTCCAGCACTTCGCGTCATTTCTGACACGGATGGCGACGCTGGAACCGACGATCGCCGGGCTGGCGTCGGTTCACGGCTGTATCGGCGCCGTCGACCCGGTTCGCACGTTTGGTACGACGGAGCAAAAGGAACGTTATCTGCCGCTGCTGGCAAGCGGGCGGCGACTGTCCGCGTTCGCGCTGACGGAACCGGGAGCGGGAAGCGACCTGACCGCCCTGAAGACAACGGCTGTCCGCGACGGCGATGACTTTGTGGTCAATGGCGAAAAGCTGTTTATCACCAACGCCGTTCCGGGCCGAACCATCGGTCTGGTGTGCCGCATTGACGACAAGCCGGCCGTGCTGATTGTCGATCTGCCCGATCAGGAAACCGATTCGTTCTTCATGAAAACCTACGGCCTGTATGCCTTGCGGCGAGCACACAACAACGGCCTGGTGTTCCGCGACTTTCGTGTTCCCGCGAAGAATCTGCTGGTACCGCAGCAGGGCGACGGTCTGACGATCGCCTACCACGGATTGAACCTGGGACGCGTCGCGCTGTGCGCCAACGCGGCCGGAACCATGCGAACGATGCTGGCCGGCATTCTTCCCTGGGCGAAGTTCCGGCGCACTTACGGACAGCCGATCGGAAATCGCGAACTGGTCCAGCGGCGCGTCGGTCATCTGGCCGGTCTGATCGTTGGCGCTGATGCGCTCGTTCAGTGGTGCGCGGGGCTGATCGACAAGGGCTATCGCGGCGAAATGGAATGTATCGTCGCGAAAATCTTCGGCAGCGAAGCTCAAAAGGAAGCGGCCATCGAACTGTTCATGAAGACTCACGGCGGCCGGTCATTCATTCATGGCCACCTGTTTGGCGACAACGTGCATGAGTTTCTGGCTCCGTGCATTTACGAAGGCGAAGGAGAAATGCTGGGCATGGCATTCTTCAAGTCGCTGGTCAAACAACACGGAAAGGAATTCTTCGAACCGATCGGCAAAGCGCTGAACCGCGCCGGAATTCGGCAGCCGAACATGATGAACCCGGCTCACCTGTGGACGCTGAAGGGCCCGATGCTGAACTACGGCAAGTGGTTCGTCAAACAGCGATTGACCGGCACGGAACGCGATTCTCTGGACAGCCTGCCGGCAAACCTGCGTCGTCACGCGGAATTTGCCCGTCAGTTCCTGTCATCGTCCGGTCTGCGGATCTCCGCGATGATGAGACAATACCAACTGAAGCTGGCGGATCGGCAGTGCAGCATGGCTCAGATCTCGCAGACGATTCAGGACGCCGTGGTGATTCTGTGTACCAGCCTGTACGCGGCAAAGTTCGATGATGAAACCACACGAACGGCCGCGGACGTTCTGTGTACGCACCTGACTCACCGCATCAGGGGTACGCACCCCGGCGGAAAGGATTTCCGGACAGTCACAAAACTGGGAGAAGAAATCGCAGCGTCCGGCTGGCGGGCTCTGCGAGACATCGAAGCCGATCCGATCCTGATGACGTACGAACAGTAG
- a CDS encoding 3-hydroxyacyl-CoA dehydrogenase NAD-binding domain-containing protein — MQNLQFRNFNIARDDRNVVTVWIDVAGRAMNVFNESVLIELEALVSSLESDSDAKVIVFRSAKSSGFFAGADLKELGNLDSTQQIEAVVARGQDLFARLEKLRTPTVAVIHGPCLGGGLEFALACRYRIVVDTLSTRLALPETQLGLIPGWGGCQRLPARVGLMQALSMILQGRKIPAEKARRIGLADAVCPDASRDECIDQFVSEVLNNPRRPNHHPRASLWKRLADNTSAGRWIVFNRVNKQIARDVEHYPALGSAVKAIRDGYQVGVDGFATERREFARLVNTSTCRNLMGLFFRREKARDLATWNGDDAAADVPDIQKVAVIGAGAMGAGIGQLAALKGCEVVLKELSDDLAVAGLKRVSRLFDDMVSRGRLPSGERDACMSRITVTSQWTELTDADLVIEAVVERPEVKHAVFQELDSLLQPSALIVSNTSALSIGDMAKATQRPDRVAGLHFFNPVHRMELVEVVRADETSDATIQQLTAFVKRLGKTPVVTTDSPGFLVNRVLFPYIGEAVRMATEGISASTIDRELKRFGMPMGPIELLDHVGLDVGLHVAETLNSVLPDSDSMSTMLKAMVDRGWTGSKSGRGFYNYADGKRGEPVLLSEILPAGVPSPGDSVATSDSFIDDGLTAIQRRVIYPLINEAFRCLEENVVREPWMADLAMVLGTGFAPFRGGPVQLAETIGFDTVAENMKRLQAEFGQRYEPSKLLTEQTHNESSADSAASRPHELAGGTK; from the coding sequence ATGCAGAACCTCCAATTCAGAAATTTCAACATCGCCCGCGACGACCGCAATGTTGTCACGGTCTGGATCGACGTCGCCGGCCGGGCGATGAATGTCTTCAACGAATCCGTGCTGATCGAACTGGAAGCTCTCGTCAGTTCTCTGGAGTCCGATTCAGACGCGAAGGTGATCGTGTTCCGCAGCGCGAAGAGCAGCGGGTTCTTTGCCGGAGCGGACCTGAAGGAACTCGGAAACCTGGATTCCACTCAGCAGATTGAAGCCGTTGTGGCTCGCGGACAGGATCTGTTCGCTCGGCTGGAAAAGCTGCGGACGCCGACGGTTGCCGTGATTCACGGACCGTGCCTTGGCGGTGGCCTGGAGTTCGCTCTGGCCTGCCGGTACCGAATCGTTGTCGACACGCTGTCAACACGTCTGGCTCTGCCCGAAACACAGCTTGGCCTGATTCCCGGCTGGGGAGGCTGTCAGCGGCTGCCCGCGCGAGTCGGCCTGATGCAGGCTCTGTCGATGATCCTGCAGGGTCGAAAGATTCCCGCTGAGAAAGCCAGGCGCATCGGACTGGCGGACGCTGTCTGTCCGGATGCAAGCCGCGACGAATGCATCGATCAGTTTGTTTCGGAAGTGCTGAACAACCCGCGCCGACCGAATCATCATCCCCGAGCGTCGCTGTGGAAGCGACTTGCCGACAACACGTCGGCGGGACGGTGGATCGTGTTCAATCGAGTCAACAAGCAAATTGCCCGCGACGTGGAACATTATCCGGCTCTCGGTTCCGCCGTGAAGGCGATTCGCGACGGCTATCAGGTTGGCGTTGACGGGTTCGCCACCGAACGTCGCGAATTCGCCAGACTGGTCAACACGTCCACCTGCAGAAATCTGATGGGACTGTTCTTTCGCCGGGAGAAAGCCCGCGATCTGGCAACCTGGAACGGTGACGATGCCGCGGCCGACGTTCCGGACATTCAGAAAGTGGCCGTCATCGGCGCCGGCGCGATGGGAGCGGGCATCGGGCAGCTTGCGGCGCTGAAGGGCTGCGAAGTTGTGCTGAAGGAACTCAGCGACGACCTTGCCGTCGCCGGGCTGAAACGCGTGTCGCGGCTGTTTGACGACATGGTCTCGCGCGGCCGGCTGCCGTCCGGCGAACGTGATGCCTGCATGTCGCGAATCACCGTCACCAGCCAATGGACCGAACTGACCGACGCTGATCTGGTCATTGAAGCCGTCGTCGAAAGGCCCGAAGTCAAGCACGCCGTGTTTCAGGAACTGGATTCGCTGCTGCAGCCGTCTGCGCTGATCGTTTCGAACACGTCCGCGCTGTCGATCGGCGACATGGCCAAAGCCACACAGCGGCCCGATCGTGTTGCCGGACTGCACTTCTTCAACCCCGTCCACCGCATGGAACTCGTGGAGGTTGTTCGGGCCGATGAAACCAGCGACGCCACGATTCAGCAACTGACGGCTTTCGTCAAACGGCTCGGCAAGACGCCCGTGGTCACGACCGATTCACCCGGATTTCTGGTGAATCGAGTCCTGTTTCCCTACATCGGCGAAGCGGTGCGGATGGCGACGGAAGGGATCTCCGCGTCGACGATCGATCGCGAGCTGAAGCGGTTTGGAATGCCGATGGGGCCGATCGAACTGCTCGACCATGTGGGACTCGACGTGGGGCTGCATGTCGCCGAAACGCTGAATTCTGTGCTGCCGGATTCGGATTCCATGTCGACGATGCTGAAGGCGATGGTCGATCGCGGCTGGACAGGGTCGAAAAGCGGTCGGGGCTTTTACAACTATGCCGACGGCAAACGCGGCGAACCGGTGCTGCTGTCGGAGATCCTGCCGGCGGGCGTTCCGTCACCCGGCGATTCCGTGGCAACGTCCGACAGCTTCATCGACGACGGACTGACGGCAATTCAGCGCCGCGTGATCTATCCTTTGATCAACGAAGCGTTTCGCTGTCTGGAAGAAAATGTCGTCCGCGAACCGTGGATGGCTGATCTGGCGATGGTTCTTGGCACCGGCTTTGCACCCTTCCGCGGCGGACCGGTTCAACTGGCGGAAACGATCGGATTTGACACAGTCGCGGAGAACATGAAGCGCCTGCAGGCCGAATTCGGCCAGAGATACGAACCTTCAAAACTACTGACGGAACAGACTCACAACGAATCATCAGCCGATAGCGCGGCATCACGTCCTCACGAACTGGCGGGCGGCACGAAATGA
- a CDS encoding thiolase family protein: MNQPLAIIAGIRTPFCKAFGQFADVSAVDLGVAATKEVLNRIDVTPDDVDELVFGNVSMPADSANIARVIALKAGMPHDRVAHTVNRNCASGMESILSGWQILREGRAHTIIAGGTESMSNIPMLVRPETARLLIQAGRAKSFLQKLRAFAKLRPRHLKPDMGVMLGLTDPVSGLNMGETAEVLAKEFSITREAQDQFALESHRKASIARESCFFGGEITGVSVKGTDVNKDDGPREKQSIEALRKLRPIFDKRGSVTAGNSCPLTDGAAAVVLMSAERTSARDAKPLGYVTSYAIAGCDPRRMGLGPVYATAKLLKQTGMAMKDFDLIEINEAFAAQVLACLAAMDSRTFAQKELSLSQPVGAVDPEKLNIHGGAIALGHPVGTTGTRIVVTLLRALREKNLRRGLATLCVGGGQGVAMVLETELS; this comes from the coding sequence ATGAACCAGCCGCTTGCCATTATCGCCGGAATTCGCACTCCGTTCTGCAAGGCGTTCGGGCAGTTCGCTGATGTCTCCGCCGTTGATCTGGGTGTCGCCGCGACGAAGGAAGTTCTGAATCGAATCGACGTGACTCCCGACGACGTTGACGAACTGGTCTTCGGCAATGTTTCGATGCCGGCCGATTCCGCCAACATCGCGCGCGTGATTGCTTTGAAGGCCGGCATGCCTCACGATCGCGTTGCTCACACGGTCAACCGCAACTGCGCGTCGGGGATGGAATCCATTCTCAGCGGCTGGCAGATTCTCCGCGAAGGTCGAGCCCACACGATCATCGCCGGCGGCACGGAATCGATGTCGAACATCCCGATGCTGGTCAGGCCGGAGACCGCTCGACTGCTGATCCAGGCCGGACGAGCGAAATCATTCCTGCAAAAACTTCGCGCGTTCGCAAAGCTGCGGCCCAGGCACCTGAAACCCGACATGGGAGTTATGCTGGGGCTGACGGATCCGGTCAGCGGTCTGAACATGGGCGAAACGGCGGAGGTTCTGGCGAAGGAATTCTCAATCACCCGGGAGGCTCAGGATCAGTTTGCGCTGGAGAGTCACCGGAAGGCATCCATCGCGCGGGAAAGCTGCTTCTTCGGCGGCGAAATTACCGGGGTTTCCGTGAAGGGCACGGACGTCAACAAAGACGATGGCCCGCGCGAGAAGCAATCCATCGAGGCGTTGCGGAAGCTGCGTCCGATCTTCGACAAGCGTGGTTCCGTCACGGCCGGCAACAGTTGCCCGCTGACCGACGGAGCCGCCGCTGTGGTTCTGATGTCCGCCGAACGAACGTCTGCCAGAGACGCGAAACCGCTGGGGTACGTGACGTCGTACGCGATCGCCGGCTGCGATCCTCGCCGGATGGGACTTGGTCCGGTTTACGCCACTGCAAAGCTGCTGAAGCAAACCGGCATGGCAATGAAGGACTTTGACCTGATCGAAATCAACGAAGCCTTCGCGGCGCAGGTGCTGGCGTGTCTGGCGGCGATGGATTCCAGGACGTTTGCTCAGAAGGAACTCAGCCTGTCGCAGCCGGTCGGTGCTGTCGACCCGGAGAAGCTGAACATTCACGGTGGAGCGATCGCTCTGGGACATCCCGTGGGAACAACCGGCACACGCATCGTTGTGACGCTGCTGCGAGCGCTGCGGGAAAAGAATCTGCGCCGGGGTCTGGCAACTCTGTGTGTCGGCGGTGGCCAGGGCGTGGCGATGGTGCTGGAAACGGAACTGTCATGA
- a CDS encoding patatin-like phospholipase family protein has product MIQQSVRKQRRRAALALGGGGARGLAHLGVVEVLRQTPIHIERIVGVSIGSLAGALCAVDEDVVGMQKRVIKYLTSKAFNERQASLFAAAPPAEEPSTSGMFAWYEQIKRYLGARRQMMHLLRKPSLLSATVIQAVIDALLPDIDIRDTRIPLSIVALDLYRGRPVVLERGPMKDAVMASAAIPGVFPPVEMDGMLLCDIGLMDSLPTKYAAQRASDLAIAVNVGSHLERIKSCQTAAEIFLRLSDIGEHLVRDYTRVLADLEIVPKVSERPWFDFRDPESLIESGRVAARKAVCSTELLPPPRFCRTDLRADQITPRVDPLP; this is encoded by the coding sequence ATGATTCAGCAAAGTGTAAGAAAGCAACGCAGGCGAGCAGCACTGGCGCTGGGTGGCGGAGGTGCCCGCGGCCTGGCTCACCTGGGCGTCGTGGAAGTGTTGCGGCAGACACCGATTCACATCGAGCGGATTGTCGGCGTTAGCATCGGCAGCCTTGCGGGAGCATTGTGCGCTGTCGACGAAGACGTCGTCGGGATGCAGAAGCGAGTCATCAAATACCTGACTTCGAAGGCATTCAACGAACGTCAGGCGTCGCTGTTCGCGGCGGCTCCCCCGGCGGAGGAACCTTCGACGTCCGGGATGTTCGCATGGTACGAGCAGATCAAGCGCTACCTGGGTGCCCGCCGCCAGATGATGCACCTGCTGAGGAAGCCGTCGCTGCTGTCGGCAACCGTCATTCAGGCGGTCATTGACGCGCTGTTGCCGGACATCGATATTCGCGACACCCGCATTCCTCTCAGCATCGTCGCGCTGGACTTGTATCGCGGTCGTCCGGTGGTTCTGGAACGGGGACCGATGAAGGATGCGGTCATGGCGTCCGCCGCGATTCCGGGCGTGTTTCCGCCGGTGGAAATGGACGGCATGCTGTTGTGCGACATCGGTCTGATGGATTCGCTGCCGACGAAGTACGCGGCTCAGCGGGCCTCCGATCTGGCGATCGCCGTCAACGTGGGCTCGCATCTGGAACGCATCAAGTCGTGTCAGACGGCCGCGGAGATCTTCCTTCGGCTGAGCGATATCGGCGAGCACCTGGTGCGCGACTACACGCGTGTGCTGGCTGATCTGGAAATCGTGCCGAAGGTCTCCGAACGGCCGTGGTTCGATTTCCGTGACCCGGAATCGCTGATCGAATCCGGTCGCGTGGCCGCTCGCAAAGCCGTGTGCTCCACGGAACTTCTGCCACCGCCTCGCTTCTGTCGCACGGACCTGCGAGCGGACCAGATTACGCCGCGAGTCGACCCGCTGCCGTAG